A section of the Methanosarcina mazei S-6 genome encodes:
- a CDS encoding serine O-acetyltransferase: protein MIRSKHEYEYYLEADKIALGKKRKKPRLFLDEVWVFQRLLRKIEYYKNCKKSIFYRPYYYYLYLMFHLLRTFLGFYIEPNVFGPGLSISHPGTIIVNGNARIGENCRIHVCTVIGIKAGSEDENLTPKIGNNIYIGPGAKIFGDIKIADGIAIGANSVVNKSFTEPNIGIAGVPARKINDKGSESLLPNKELEALKENYPELFKKSKE, encoded by the coding sequence ATGATAAGGTCAAAACACGAATATGAATACTATTTAGAAGCAGATAAAATTGCGCTGGGCAAAAAAAGGAAAAAGCCGCGGCTGTTTTTAGATGAAGTATGGGTGTTTCAGAGATTATTGAGGAAAATAGAGTATTATAAAAACTGTAAAAAATCTATTTTTTATCGTCCCTATTATTATTATCTGTATTTAATGTTTCATCTGCTAAGAACTTTCCTTGGGTTTTATATAGAGCCAAATGTTTTTGGGCCGGGCTTATCCATAAGCCACCCGGGCACGATTATTGTCAACGGAAACGCAAGAATAGGCGAAAACTGCAGGATACATGTATGTACGGTTATAGGAATCAAAGCCGGGTCAGAAGATGAGAATTTGACGCCGAAAATTGGGAATAACATTTACATAGGACCGGGAGCCAAAATATTTGGGGATATAAAAATTGCCGACGGAATAGCTATAGGAGCCAATTCAGTTGTAAACAAGTCTTTCACGGAACCAAATATAGGGATCGCAGGGGTTCCAGCCAGAAAAATAAATGATAAGGGCTCTGAAAGCCTGCTTCCAAATAAAGAACTTGAAGCATTAAAAGAAAATTATCCAGAACTCTTCAAAAAATCTAAGGAGTAA
- a CDS encoding PGF-pre-PGF domain-containing protein: protein MLIIFLLTVFLVLIHVPVALCMAAPVVYVDGNESGDFNCDGIDDHVQINQALKFVAENPEYTTVYLKGPFTYVVDSALLIDSNTILEGDSNATIKLTSSANWARSQPMIKENKSGSHDITIRGFTLDGNREGNRNVVSGDGYYNFIHLSDCQNISVCDMYLTNNHGDGLKADRCSNVKFCNNNAYMLGHDVLYAILCSGVEAYDNIIICRTNSGLRLYNTNHARFYNNTITSESSGGAGIEIQKDGSDFAMDNIEIYANTIYNTALPGILVFGSGSYSNSSAYVHIHHNQIYDTGTDSNNKLIGGIVSEGFNGLIENNVIDGAYGNGIAQDKTYYHSPDGSGYVLTVRNNIISNIRSSASGIAGYGIRNQLPETHFFVLQNNSLYNNLGGDYAGVEASPWDIVADPQYADRDKHDYHLKSKAGRWNGSSWVIDNISSPCIDAGYSLSDYSNEPEPNGDRINIGPYGNTRYASKSEIDMSNNSSDDDNGNNGDEGDDEKNDKDNSGKSSGGGGGTGGSPETPRNIEVKELSQVFITNGKGVKFDFSKNATCVLYIGFDSKKTTGKTTATVEMLKNKSVLVSSPPPENVYKYFNLWVGNSGYGTSDSIENPVICFRVNKTWIREEKIEQSSITLNRYNDEKWNPLLTSLSGEDGTYLYFTAETPGFSPFAITGRAAAKENVIDIMPEPDIEIPEQNNESKGPGIEVKPEQTENKVTPEKEKISMPGFELIYCIIGLLGVLCRRR from the coding sequence ATGTTAATTATTTTTTTACTTACAGTCTTCCTGGTACTTATACACGTTCCTGTTGCTCTGTGCATGGCAGCGCCAGTAGTGTACGTTGATGGAAATGAAAGTGGAGACTTTAACTGTGATGGAATTGATGATCATGTGCAGATTAATCAGGCCCTTAAATTTGTAGCTGAAAATCCTGAATATACAACTGTCTATCTCAAAGGGCCGTTTACATATGTTGTTGACAGTGCTCTTCTGATAGACAGCAATACGATCCTTGAAGGAGATTCAAATGCAACAATAAAGCTTACCAGCAGTGCTAACTGGGCCAGATCGCAGCCGATGATTAAAGAAAATAAATCTGGCAGCCACGACATTACGATTCGCGGTTTTACTCTTGACGGGAACAGGGAAGGAAACAGAAATGTAGTCAGCGGAGACGGCTACTATAATTTTATTCACCTGAGCGATTGTCAAAACATAAGCGTGTGTGATATGTATCTGACAAATAACCATGGGGACGGTTTAAAGGCTGACAGATGCTCCAATGTAAAATTCTGTAATAATAACGCATACATGCTGGGCCACGATGTCCTGTATGCTATTCTCTGTTCAGGCGTGGAAGCTTATGACAATATAATTATCTGCAGAACGAACAGCGGTCTGAGGTTATATAATACAAACCATGCAAGGTTCTATAATAACACTATTACCTCCGAAAGTTCCGGTGGTGCGGGTATTGAGATCCAGAAGGACGGATCTGACTTTGCAATGGATAACATTGAGATATATGCTAACACAATATACAATACCGCACTGCCAGGAATTCTGGTTTTCGGATCGGGAAGCTATTCTAACTCTTCGGCATATGTCCACATTCATCATAACCAGATTTACGATACTGGAACTGATTCAAACAATAAGTTGATAGGCGGAATCGTGTCCGAAGGGTTCAATGGGCTTATTGAAAACAACGTTATTGACGGGGCATACGGAAACGGTATTGCCCAGGATAAAACTTATTATCATTCTCCTGATGGTTCGGGATATGTCCTCACAGTAAGAAACAACATAATAAGCAATATCCGCTCATCAGCATCCGGAATTGCGGGATATGGGATACGCAACCAGCTCCCGGAAACACATTTTTTTGTCCTGCAAAATAACTCTCTATATAACAATTTAGGCGGCGACTATGCAGGTGTTGAAGCATCACCCTGGGATATAGTTGCAGATCCTCAATACGCAGACAGGGATAAACATGACTATCACCTGAAGTCAAAAGCAGGCCGCTGGAATGGCAGCAGCTGGGTAATTGATAATATAAGTTCTCCCTGCATCGATGCGGGTTATTCTTTATCCGATTATTCTAATGAACCGGAACCCAACGGAGACAGGATAAACATTGGTCCGTACGGAAATACGAGATATGCCTCAAAATCAGAAATTGACATGTCAAATAACAGCAGTGATGACGATAACGGAAACAATGGAGATGAAGGAGATGATGAGAAAAACGATAAAGATAACAGTGGAAAGAGCAGCGGCGGTGGCGGCGGTACAGGTGGTTCTCCCGAAACTCCCAGAAACATTGAGGTAAAGGAACTTTCTCAGGTCTTCATTACGAATGGAAAAGGAGTAAAGTTTGACTTTTCAAAGAATGCGACCTGCGTTTTGTATATAGGTTTTGATTCAAAAAAGACAACCGGTAAGACAACAGCCACTGTAGAGATGCTGAAAAATAAATCCGTTCTGGTCTCATCCCCGCCTCCAGAAAATGTATATAAATATTTTAATCTCTGGGTCGGGAACAGTGGATACGGAACCTCAGATAGTATTGAAAATCCGGTAATATGTTTCAGGGTTAATAAGACATGGATACGGGAGGAAAAGATTGAACAGTCTTCTATAACCCTTAACAGGTATAATGATGAAAAATGGAATCCGCTTTTAACCAGTTTATCAGGGGAAGATGGCACATACCTGTATTTTACGGCAGAAACTCCGGGATTCTCTCCTTTTGCAATAACGGGCAGGGCGGCAGCAAAAGAAAACGTGATTGATATAATGCCTGAACCTGATATTGAAATTCCTGAACAGAACAATGAAAGTAAAGGGCCAGGAATTGAAGTAAAGCCTGAGCAGACGGAAAATAAAGTTACTCCTGAGAAAGAAAAAATAAGTATGCCCGGATTTGAGCTGATTTATTGCATTATCGGACTTCTTGGTGTACTGTGCAGAAGGAGATAA